GTCGGTGGACGTCCGCGCCAACCGACCCACCGACCCGCGGTGGGTCGACACCCTGCAGCCGGGCTGGCAGCGCCGGCGGATCGAGAACTTCCAGATCCTGACCGCGGGCGGCCACGCCGAGGAGGACCTCGTCGCGGACGCTTGGACCAGCATCACCCGCAAGCTTCCGGTCATGCGGCACGGCGGCCAGGGCGTCGCCGACGGCGCCGGTCCCGAGCAACGGGGCCGCGACATCGAGATCGCGGACTTCGCCAAGATGGAGGAGATCCGTGCGCGGGTCGAGGAGGTCGTCGCCGATCCCGCCACCGCGGAGGCGCTCAAACCCTGGTACGGCTACTTCTGCAAGCGGCCCTGCTTCCACGACGAATACCTGCAGGCGTTCAACCGCGACAACGTCACGCTGGTCGATACGCGCGGGCTCGGCGTCGAACGCGTCACCGGGTCCGGCGTCGTGGTCGACGGAGTCGCCTACGACCTCGACTGCCTCATCTTCGCAACGGGTTTCGAGGTGGGCACCGACTACTGCCGGCGTACCGGGTTCGAGCTCGTCGGCCGCGACGGGATCACCCTGACCGAGCGGTGGCGCCACGGGGTCCGCACCTTCCAGGGCTTGTGCGCGACGGGCTTCCCCAACTGCTTCATCGAAAGCATCGCCCAGGCCGGGCTCACGGTGAATTTCCCTTACCTGCTCGACGTGCAGGCGACCCACGCGGCGTGGATCATCGCGTGGGCCCTCGAGCACGGCGTCGCCGAGGTCGAGGCGTCCGCCGGCGCCGAGGCCGCCTGGGTCGACACGGTTGTCGCCCGGTCGGCCGCGACCGCCGAGCGCGCCAAGACCTGTACGCCGGGCTACTACAACCGCGAAGGTAAGGCCGACGCCAAAACCCGGCAGGGCAGCTTCTTCTTCGGTGCGCCCACCGAGTACGCCGACCTGTTGCGGGCGTGGCGGGCCGACGGAAGCCTGGATGGCTACCTGATCCGCGGCGGCGAGGCCGGGTCGTGACCAGTCGGCAAGCCCGCCGGCTCTACGGCGTCGGCCGGGTGCGGGCAGCGACGCGGCGCCGGCAATCCCCCAAAGTGGCGATCATCGGGGCGGGCTTCGGCGGTATCGCCGCGGCAGTGGCGCTGCGCCGCAGAGGAATCAACGACCTGGTGATCATCGAGAGCGCCGACGGCGTGGGCGGAACCTGGCGGCGCAACACCTACCCCGGCGCCGCGTGCGACGTGCAGAGCCACTTGTACTCGTTCTCGTTCGCGCTGAACCGGGGCTGGAGCCGCACCTACGCTCGGCAGCCCGAGATCCTGGCCTATCTGGAATCGGTGGTCGACGACTTCGACCTGGGCCGCCACCTGACCTTGCAGACCTACGTGCGGCGCGCGCAATGGGACGAGCGCGGCCGGCAGTGGGAACTGCAGCTGCAGCAGGCGAACAGCGACACCGTCACCACGGTGCGCGCCGATGTCGTGGTCAGCGCCGTCGGGCTGTTCGGCGCCCCCAAGCTGCCTGACATCGAGGGCTTGTCCGGTTACCGCGGCCACCTGATGCACACGTCGGCGTGGGATCCGGGCGTGGACTTGGCCGGCAGGAACGTCGCGGTGATCGGTACCGGCGCCAGCGCGGTGCAGGTGGTGCCGGAACTCGCCCGAATCGCCTCGGGCCTAACAGTATTCCAGCGAACGCCGCCGTGGATGGTGCCCAAGGACGATCGTCCGTTCACTCCGCAGGAGCTGTCGAGGTTTCGCCGCAATCCCTGG
This genomic window from Mycobacterium saskatchewanense contains:
- a CDS encoding flavin-containing monooxygenase — encoded protein: MTETVGVTFDVDALRRKYAVERARRLRPDGIAQYVETAGPFARFAEDPWADGMFTRAPLHGEVDVAIVGAGFGGLLTGARLRQLGVESVRLIDRAADVGGTWYWNRYPGIACDVESYVYFPLLEELGYMPSEKYAKGAEIFEHCRRIARHYDLYRDACLQTDVREIRWEPGSYRWVIRTNRGDEMRARFVSMANGYQAKPKLPGIDGLGSFRGHAFHTSRWDYAYTGEQLEKLAGKRVGIIGTGATAIQCVPHLAAAARQLYVFQRTPSSVDVRANRPTDPRWVDTLQPGWQRRRIENFQILTAGGHAEEDLVADAWTSITRKLPVMRHGGQGVADGAGPEQRGRDIEIADFAKMEEIRARVEEVVADPATAEALKPWYGYFCKRPCFHDEYLQAFNRDNVTLVDTRGLGVERVTGSGVVVDGVAYDLDCLIFATGFEVGTDYCRRTGFELVGRDGITLTERWRHGVRTFQGLCATGFPNCFIESIAQAGLTVNFPYLLDVQATHAAWIIAWALEHGVAEVEASAGAEAAWVDTVVARSAATAERAKTCTPGYYNREGKADAKTRQGSFFFGAPTEYADLLRAWRADGSLDGYLIRGGEAGS